The following are encoded together in the Oreochromis aureus strain Israel breed Guangdong linkage group 18, ZZ_aureus, whole genome shotgun sequence genome:
- the LOC116311492 gene encoding uncharacterized protein LOC116311492, producing QQRQVFVAVCLTVGGRYYYIFGSGTKLSVTDGNQKRTTKAPRVHANTQQSPTRPAAGPRVHLEGNSSLLCVPPAMFPPLVQLSCKRQKKNGGEAEELPPADGEQLGLIHQNSTYKCNCYVKHEGGTVEAQTQQEVPAPAASCPPEREPADLPALQPADLSFQSQCRVKLLCLLYTVLIVKSLVYCCGLSLLMILTNKGASTNCTHAD from the exons CAACAGCGACAGGTTTTTGTAGCAGTCTGTCTCACTGTGGGAGGAAGATACTACTACATCTTTGGCTCTGGAACTAAACTGTCTGTAACAG ATGGAAACCAGAAAAGAACGACAAAGGCACCGAGAGttcatgcaaacacacagcagagcCCCACCCGACCAGCAG CAGGACCCAGAGTCCACCTGGAGGGGAACAGCTCCCTGCTGTGTGTGCCCCCAGCCATGTTTCCTCCTCTGGTCCAGCTGTCTTGtaaaagacagaagaagaacgGTGGAGAAGCGGAGGAGCTGCCCCCTGCTgatggagagcagctgggactGATCCATCAGAACAGCACATATAAATGTAACTGCTACGTGAAGCACGAGGGGGGCACAGTGGAGGCCCAAACACAACAAG agGTTCCAGCTCCAGCAGCCTCCTGTCCTCCAGAGAGAGAGCCAGCAGACCTGCCAGCTCTGCAGCCAGCTGACT TGTCCTTCCAGTCTCAGTGCAGGGTGAAGCTGCTCTGCCTGCTGTACACAGTGCTGATAGTGAAGAGTCTGGTGTACTGCTGTggactctctctgctgatgatcCTCACAAACAAGGGAGCGTCCACCAACTGCACACATGCTGACTGA